A single Filimonas effusa DNA region contains:
- a CDS encoding sensor histidine kinase, which produces MLSVKERIKDNYTILACWVMLFFALWLQVIPETTSLTEATLYPTLTLLTVSPITTYLSNTLLPKAIKHKTVVVFVFQFLGCSVLIGVVRFLYMYLFAFLENEGVFPLSEYFNMNIPTYYVFVLIPTGIAINLCICGVRFFQENLKLKKTLIEYQLRTLQHQITPHFMFNVLNHIHILMQSDVDLASDLLIKYSEILRYQLYNGDRQHVTLEQDIQFLKDFIAIEEIRWEGKLTVSSSWKIEDATKEIPALLFITFVENAFKHVSKSDFEKGYIHIGFEQAESRICFHVENSKSTLSIKKRNTGGVGLKNTKERLEILYPGKYELSVAETDRVYRTKLIIQL; this is translated from the coding sequence ATGCTGAGCGTAAAGGAGCGCATAAAAGACAATTACACTATCCTGGCGTGCTGGGTCATGTTATTTTTTGCTTTGTGGCTACAGGTTATACCCGAGACAACATCGCTGACCGAAGCAACTTTATATCCTACATTAACGTTACTGACCGTATCGCCGATCACCACCTATCTCAGTAACACATTATTACCTAAGGCCATCAAACATAAAACTGTCGTCGTTTTTGTTTTTCAATTCCTGGGATGTTCTGTTCTGATAGGGGTGGTACGTTTTCTTTACATGTACCTTTTTGCATTCCTGGAAAATGAAGGCGTCTTTCCACTTTCGGAGTATTTTAATATGAATATTCCGACGTACTATGTATTTGTATTAATACCAACGGGAATTGCGATCAATCTTTGCATCTGCGGGGTACGGTTCTTCCAGGAAAACCTGAAGCTAAAGAAAACACTTATAGAGTACCAGTTGCGTACGCTTCAGCACCAGATCACTCCCCATTTCATGTTCAATGTATTGAACCATATTCATATCCTGATGCAAAGCGATGTTGATCTTGCTTCTGATCTGCTCATCAAATATTCTGAAATATTACGTTACCAGTTGTATAACGGGGACAGGCAGCATGTAACACTGGAGCAGGATATTCAATTTTTAAAAGATTTTATTGCTATTGAAGAGATACGATGGGAAGGCAAATTAACCGTTTCCAGTTCGTGGAAAATAGAAGATGCCACGAAAGAGATACCTGCACTTCTTTTTATTACGTTCGTTGAAAATGCGTTTAAACATGTATCGAAATCTGATTTTGAAAAAGGTTATATTCATATAGGTTTTGAACAAGCGGAGAGCAGGATCTGTTTTCATGTAGAGAACTCAAAATCGACCTTATCTATAAAGAAAAGGAATACAGGCGGTGTGGGACTTAAAAACACAAAGGAGCGTCTTGAAATATTATATCCCGGGAAATATGAGTTATCTGTTGCGGAGACCGACCGTGTTTATCGAACAAAACTCATCATACAATTATAA
- a CDS encoding DUF6268 family outer membrane beta-barrel protein: protein MKKLLFIIGIIAAYPGLYAQVKLKTEYFGNSKYHLPDADTGRNTGNGEGSAIVYQGSVNIPLSTKLNENKRPTMWAINIGGAYARLNNKNFTEPLVVDEIMNLGVGLIYLRPLKGKWSLMTTIGGGVYMPGTNFSQMKLKNVLASGGAVFICHLRSNLDLGGGLAINNSFGYPMLFPAFYFNWKTEGKYAVKVSAMRGLEMAVEYNANKNLALSFVFEMNGQMALLEQNGEDKIFTHQYLVIGLRPEIKLGRVSIPLTVGFNATRPARMMDRKLKSMFQEEEGHYFRIAPHASLGLNIKL from the coding sequence ATGAAGAAGCTGTTGTTTATCATAGGCATCATTGCAGCATATCCTGGCCTTTACGCACAGGTGAAGCTTAAAACAGAATACTTTGGCAATTCAAAGTATCATTTGCCGGATGCCGATACCGGCAGAAATACAGGGAATGGCGAAGGTTCGGCAATTGTTTATCAGGGAAGCGTTAACATTCCTCTGTCCACAAAATTAAATGAAAACAAACGCCCCACGATGTGGGCAATCAATATAGGCGGCGCCTATGCCAGACTTAACAATAAGAATTTTACAGAACCACTGGTCGTCGATGAAATAATGAATCTTGGCGTAGGCCTTATTTATTTGAGGCCGCTAAAGGGTAAATGGTCTTTAATGACAACTATCGGCGGCGGTGTTTATATGCCAGGCACTAATTTCTCTCAAATGAAACTGAAAAACGTCCTGGCCAGTGGCGGCGCTGTTTTTATTTGCCATCTGAGGTCAAATCTCGATCTGGGGGGAGGGCTTGCCATAAATAACTCTTTTGGTTATCCAATGTTATTCCCGGCTTTTTACTTCAACTGGAAAACAGAAGGCAAATATGCGGTAAAGGTCTCTGCAATGAGAGGTTTGGAAATGGCGGTGGAATATAATGCAAACAAGAACCTGGCTTTAAGCTTTGTCTTCGAAATGAACGGACAAATGGCCCTCCTGGAACAGAACGGCGAAGACAAGATCTTCACACACCAATACCTCGTAATTGGTTTGCGCCCCGAAATTAAACTAGGCAGGGTATCGATACCCCTTACGGTAGGTTTTAACGCCACGCGTCCCGCCAGGATGATGGACAGAAAACTGAAAAGTATGTTTCAGGAAGAAGAAGGACACTATTTCCGTATAGCCCCCCATGCATCGCTGGGTTTAAATATTAAACTCTGA
- a CDS encoding endonuclease/exonuclease/phosphatase family protein: MKRILAVIICICALGTSYAQQQYPYYSDIQAFKKQDAIHPPAGDEILFIGSSSFTYWQGINNWFPGHRIINRGFGGSNLLDVIHYADDVIFAYRPKQIVIYCGENDLASDTVKAPLLLKRFQTLFSLIRKKMPGIPISYISIKPSPSRVRLLAETQKSNKAIQQFLLKQPHTSFIDVYSKMLRADGSINAAIFGEDQLHMKPAGYRIWQKAIAPHLVEQVISTMKVASFNLRLNIAFDSANAWPHRKEMVKDLIRYHQFDVFGVQEALADQMRDLDAMGTYAHVGVGRNDGKEGGEFSAIFYDKEKYELVKSGNFWLSPTPEIPSKGWDAAYIRICTWARLSEKTTGKEFYFFNTHFDNEGVLARENSAKMILEKIHQLSDRNTPVIITGDFNSSPETSAYGTIVKQFRDAKLVSQTQPYGPDSTFQDFKYHNWTKVVTEGRIDFVFVNDNIEVLNYAVLTDSRDLRFPSDHFPVVCVIRF; this comes from the coding sequence ATTATCTGCATCTGTGCTTTGGGCACCAGCTATGCTCAACAGCAATATCCTTATTACAGTGATATCCAGGCGTTCAAAAAACAGGACGCGATCCATCCGCCGGCCGGCGATGAAATACTTTTCATCGGGAGCTCTTCTTTCACGTACTGGCAGGGTATTAACAACTGGTTTCCGGGGCACCGCATTATCAACCGTGGTTTTGGCGGGAGCAATTTGTTGGATGTTATTCACTATGCCGACGACGTTATTTTCGCTTATCGTCCTAAACAGATCGTTATTTATTGCGGAGAGAACGATCTGGCATCCGATACTGTAAAGGCGCCGTTATTATTGAAACGTTTTCAGACATTATTCTCCCTGATCCGGAAAAAAATGCCTGGCATTCCGATCAGCTATATTTCCATAAAACCGAGTCCCAGCCGGGTAAGGCTGCTTGCTGAAACACAAAAAAGCAACAAAGCGATCCAGCAATTTCTGTTGAAGCAGCCCCATACCTCTTTCATTGATGTATACAGTAAGATGTTACGTGCGGATGGTTCTATCAACGCCGCCATCTTCGGAGAAGACCAGCTGCACATGAAACCGGCGGGCTACCGCATCTGGCAGAAGGCTATTGCTCCCCATCTTGTTGAACAGGTGATAAGCACCATGAAAGTTGCGAGTTTTAACCTGCGTCTCAACATTGCGTTTGACAGCGCCAATGCCTGGCCTCACCGTAAAGAAATGGTGAAAGACCTGATCAGGTATCATCAGTTCGATGTATTTGGGGTACAGGAAGCGCTTGCCGACCAGATGCGTGACCTGGATGCCATGGGTACTTATGCCCATGTTGGCGTTGGAAGAAATGATGGGAAAGAAGGCGGCGAGTTTTCTGCTATCTTTTACGATAAAGAGAAATATGAACTGGTTAAGTCGGGGAATTTCTGGTTATCGCCAACGCCTGAGATACCATCCAAGGGTTGGGACGCTGCTTATATCCGGATCTGTACCTGGGCGCGTTTGAGCGAAAAAACTACCGGCAAGGAATTCTATTTTTTCAATACCCATTTCGATAATGAAGGTGTTCTGGCGAGGGAAAATTCAGCTAAGATGATACTTGAAAAGATACACCAGCTGAGTGACAGGAACACACCTGTTATTATCACAGGCGATTTCAATTCAAGTCCTGAGACCAGCGCTTACGGTACTATTGTGAAGCAGTTCCGGGATGCGAAACTTGTATCCCAAACACAGCCTTATGGTCCCGACAGCACCTTCCAGGATTTCAAATATCATAACTGGACCAAGGTGGTTACAGAAGGCCGGATAGATTTTGTATTCGTGAATGACAATATAGAAGTGTTGAACTATGCCGTATTAACAGATTCCAGGGACCTGCGTTTCCCGTCGGACCATTTCCCCGTGGTTTGCGTTATCCGGTTTTAA